In one Pseudomonas sp. Bout1 genomic region, the following are encoded:
- a CDS encoding AraC family transcriptional regulator: MSEKDTISIHLVREALLQSCAPGAATDEVLTKVGIDPALLEQPAARVPAAAYARLWRLLARRMDDEFFGMDPRKLKSGSLEFLCRASMAQPTLAAALETGLGFLSLMLERLPAQLVHQQSLAEIVLWEPEPEPKRAFTYFAYWMIVHGVACWLAGRRIPILAIELRCPQPAFCDDYQVMFSDNLRFDRPRTRMIFSADCLDLPVKRSPEELKRFLAQAPANILVKYRDPDSLATRIKADLRHMPADTWPETEGLATSLCISASTLRRRLAEEGQTYQGLKDSVRKELAIVWLADSDISFAEIATRLGFADASSFHKAFRKWSGSNPGHYRSLILNEALSQ; encoded by the coding sequence ATGTCGGAAAAAGACACCATTTCCATCCATCTAGTGCGCGAAGCCCTGTTGCAGAGCTGCGCGCCGGGTGCGGCGACCGACGAAGTATTGACCAAGGTCGGGATTGATCCGGCGCTGCTCGAACAGCCCGCCGCACGCGTTCCGGCCGCGGCTTATGCGCGTTTGTGGCGCTTGCTGGCACGGCGCATGGACGATGAATTTTTTGGCATGGACCCGCGCAAGCTCAAGTCCGGCAGCCTGGAGTTCCTTTGCCGCGCCTCCATGGCACAACCAACCCTGGCCGCCGCGTTGGAAACCGGCCTGGGTTTTCTGTCGCTGATGCTCGAACGACTGCCTGCGCAGTTGGTGCACCAGCAGAGCCTGGCGGAAATTGTGCTGTGGGAGCCCGAGCCCGAGCCCAAGCGAGCCTTCACCTATTTTGCCTACTGGATGATCGTCCATGGCGTCGCCTGCTGGCTGGCGGGCCGGCGCATCCCGATCCTGGCAATCGAATTGCGCTGCCCGCAGCCGGCCTTCTGCGACGACTACCAAGTGATGTTCTCCGATAACCTGCGCTTTGACCGACCGCGCACCCGGATGATTTTCTCGGCCGACTGCCTCGACTTGCCGGTCAAGCGCAGCCCCGAAGAACTCAAGCGCTTCCTGGCCCAGGCGCCAGCGAACATTCTGGTCAAATACCGCGACCCCGACAGCCTCGCCACCCGCATCAAGGCCGACCTGCGGCACATGCCGGCCGACACCTGGCCGGAAACCGAAGGCCTGGCCACGTCCCTGTGCATTTCGGCCTCGACCCTGCGCCGGCGCCTGGCGGAAGAGGGCCAGACCTACCAAGGGCTCAAGGACAGCGTGCGCAAAGAGCTGGCGATCGTGTGGCTGGCCGACTCCGACATCAGCTTTGCCGAGATCGCCACCCGCCTGGGGTTTGCCGATGCCAGCTCTTTCCACAAGGCGTTTCGCAAGTGGTCGGGCTCCAACCCCGGCCACTATCGCAGCCTGATATTGAACGAAGCGTTGAGCCAATAG
- the efeU gene encoding iron uptake transporter permease EfeU → MLVPFLIMLREGIEAALIVGIIASYLKQTGRGQYMPAVWIGVFLAAALALLVGGGLELVSAEFPQKQQELFEGIVGLVAVGILSSMVFWMRKVARSIKHSLHESLDHALAGSKHQVTALIAMVFFAVAREGLETVFFLLAVFQQSEGPGAPIGALLGLILAIIVGFLIYSGSMRLNLGAFFRWTGLFILVVAAGILANSVQALHEAGVWNHLQTVLFDFSATLPMDGPLGSVLAGMFGYQDAPTVSTLGAYLIYLVVALVMFFLPAPPNKPAPRTTSSVSSQ, encoded by the coding sequence ATGCTTGTTCCCTTTTTGATCATGCTGCGCGAAGGCATAGAAGCCGCCTTGATCGTTGGCATTATTGCCAGCTACCTCAAGCAAACCGGCCGTGGCCAGTACATGCCTGCAGTGTGGATAGGCGTCTTTCTGGCAGCCGCCCTGGCGCTGTTGGTAGGCGGTGGCCTGGAACTGGTCAGTGCCGAATTCCCGCAAAAGCAACAGGAACTGTTCGAAGGCATCGTCGGCCTGGTGGCCGTGGGCATTCTCAGTTCCATGGTGTTCTGGATGCGCAAGGTGGCGCGCTCCATCAAGCATTCGCTGCATGAATCCCTTGATCACGCCCTGGCCGGGTCCAAGCACCAGGTCACGGCGCTGATCGCCATGGTGTTCTTCGCCGTGGCCCGTGAAGGCCTCGAAACGGTGTTCTTCCTGCTGGCCGTGTTCCAGCAAAGCGAAGGCCCGGGCGCGCCGATTGGCGCCCTGCTCGGCCTGATCCTGGCGATCATCGTCGGCTTTTTGATCTACAGCGGCAGCATGCGCCTGAACCTCGGTGCGTTTTTCCGCTGGACCGGTTTGTTCATCCTGGTGGTCGCCGCCGGCATCCTCGCCAACTCGGTACAAGCCCTGCACGAAGCCGGGGTGTGGAACCACCTGCAAACCGTATTGTTCGATTTCAGCGCAACGCTACCGATGGATGGCCCGCTGGGCTCGGTGCTGGCCGGGATGTTCGGCTATCAGGACGCACCGACCGTCAGCACCCTCGGGGCCTACCTGATTTACCTGGTGGTGGCCCTGGTGATGTTCTTCCTGCCGGCACCGCCAAACAAACCGGCACCCCGCACAACTTCCTCCGTTTCCAGCCAGTAA
- the efeO gene encoding iron uptake system protein EfeO, whose amino-acid sequence MSNQTPQPAPPSRALRWAVGGSVVVMIAAGGLFYYASQLAASKRQANHNEIAVTIHAHSCEPNALTVPAGHASFRIINRSDRAVEWEILDGVLVVEERENIAPGLSQVINANLLPGDYQITCGLLSNPRGTLTVTPTAESDAQAKAKPSMVAFIGPLSEFRVYLSSQGSALVKAVTALDQAIEAGDLAQAQALYVPAREAYQRLAPASQRLAELDNAINARADYFEKREQDPDFSGFHRLEYGLFQQRNLDGLAPIAQRLVTDVTSLKQQLLAQSLPPEQLVSIVVRNLNSLADVRAASGEEERYSHTDLNGFAANLDAARKVVDLMRPLLTKSAAQLLPGIDSAITAFDAELNGLKVDGRYASYDSVTADQRKQVADKAKALAVALDGIDPALGLSGLK is encoded by the coding sequence TTGTCCAACCAAACCCCTCAACCGGCTCCGCCTTCCCGCGCCTTGCGCTGGGCGGTGGGCGGCTCGGTGGTCGTGATGATCGCCGCCGGTGGCCTGTTCTACTACGCCTCGCAACTGGCCGCCTCAAAGCGCCAGGCCAACCACAATGAAATCGCAGTGACCATCCACGCCCACAGCTGCGAGCCGAATGCGCTGACGGTCCCGGCAGGACATGCCAGTTTCCGCATCATCAACCGCTCGGACCGGGCCGTGGAGTGGGAAATTCTCGACGGCGTGCTGGTGGTCGAAGAGCGAGAAAACATCGCCCCGGGCCTGAGCCAGGTGATCAACGCCAACCTGCTGCCCGGCGACTACCAGATCACCTGCGGCCTGTTGAGCAACCCGCGCGGCACCTTGACCGTGACGCCAACGGCCGAGTCGGACGCGCAAGCCAAGGCCAAACCGTCGATGGTGGCGTTTATCGGCCCGCTGTCGGAGTTTCGTGTGTACCTGAGCAGCCAGGGCAGCGCTCTGGTCAAGGCCGTTACAGCGCTAGACCAAGCCATCGAAGCCGGCGACCTCGCCCAGGCCCAGGCGCTTTACGTGCCGGCCCGCGAGGCTTACCAGCGCCTGGCACCGGCCTCGCAACGCCTGGCGGAACTGGACAACGCGATCAACGCTCGCGCCGACTACTTTGAAAAACGCGAGCAAGACCCGGACTTCAGCGGCTTCCACCGTCTTGAGTACGGCCTGTTCCAGCAACGCAACCTCGACGGCCTGGCGCCGATTGCCCAGCGCCTGGTCACCGATGTCACCAGCCTCAAGCAACAGCTGCTGGCCCAGTCGCTGCCACCGGAGCAACTGGTGAGCATTGTGGTGCGCAACCTCAACAGTCTGGCCGACGTGCGCGCCGCCAGCGGCGAGGAAGAGCGCTACAGCCATACCGACCTCAACGGTTTTGCCGCCAACCTGGACGCCGCCCGCAAGGTGGTCGACCTGATGCGCCCACTGCTGACCAAATCCGCCGCGCAATTGCTGCCAGGCATCGACAGTGCAATCACCGCCTTCGACGCCGAACTCAACGGTTTGAAAGTCGATGGCCGCTACGCCTCGTATGACAGCGTCACGGCCGATCAGCGCAAGCAGGTCGCCGACAAGGCCAAGGCTCTGGCCGTTGCACTCGATGGAATCGACCCAGCCCTTGGCCTTTCCGGCCTGAAGTGA
- the efeB gene encoding iron uptake transporter deferrochelatase/peroxidase subunit, translating to MSDSEQFSSQRRRVLLGMAATGAAIAGASLSCPAMAANAAAQVTTAPSSEKTQDHHDYHGKHQTGIVTPRPACGMLVSFDVLASDREDLERLLRTLNERIAFLMTGGTVVQVDPKLPPTDSGILGPVVTPDNLTITVSVGESLFDERFGLAAAKPKRLIRMVGFPNDALEPAQCHGDLSLQFSSNTPDTNIHALRDIVKNLPDLLLVRWKQEGSVPPQAPARPGEPAQSARNFLGFRDGSANPNSNDNKAMDQIVWVQPGSDEPAWAANGSYQAVRIIRNFVERWDRTPLQEQESIIGRVKTSGAPMDGQKETQVPDYSKDPEGKLTKLDAHIRLANPRTAQTQANLILRRPFNYSNGVNKNGQLDMGLLFICYQADLEEGFISVQTRLNGEPLEEYLKPVGGGYFFTLPGVTGAQDFIGRTLLDATHPQTTANT from the coding sequence ATGAGTGATTCAGAACAATTTTCCTCCCAGCGTCGTCGTGTATTGCTGGGCATGGCCGCCACCGGCGCCGCGATTGCAGGTGCAAGCCTGAGCTGCCCGGCGATGGCTGCCAACGCTGCCGCGCAAGTCACCACCGCACCGAGCAGTGAAAAAACCCAGGACCACCACGATTACCATGGCAAGCACCAGACCGGCATCGTCACCCCACGCCCGGCTTGCGGCATGCTGGTGTCGTTCGACGTATTGGCCAGCGACCGCGAAGACCTGGAACGGCTGTTGCGCACCTTGAACGAGCGCATCGCGTTCCTGATGACCGGCGGCACCGTGGTGCAAGTCGACCCGAAACTGCCACCCACCGACTCCGGCATCCTCGGCCCGGTGGTCACGCCGGATAACCTGACCATCACCGTATCGGTCGGCGAATCGTTGTTCGACGAGCGCTTCGGCCTGGCCGCGGCCAAGCCCAAGCGCCTGATCCGCATGGTCGGTTTCCCCAACGATGCGCTGGAACCGGCGCAGTGCCACGGCGACCTGAGCCTGCAGTTCAGCTCCAACACTCCAGACACCAATATCCACGCGCTGCGCGACATCGTGAAGAACCTGCCGGACCTGCTGCTGGTGCGCTGGAAACAGGAAGGCAGCGTGCCGCCCCAGGCCCCTGCCCGCCCAGGCGAGCCTGCCCAGAGCGCACGCAACTTCCTCGGGTTTCGCGACGGTTCGGCCAACCCGAACTCCAACGACAACAAGGCGATGGACCAGATTGTGTGGGTTCAACCCGGCAGCGACGAACCGGCCTGGGCCGCCAACGGCAGCTACCAGGCGGTGCGGATCATCCGCAACTTCGTCGAACGCTGGGACCGCACGCCCCTGCAAGAGCAAGAAAGCATCATTGGCCGGGTCAAGACCAGTGGCGCGCCCATGGACGGCCAGAAAGAAACCCAGGTCCCGGACTACAGCAAGGACCCGGAAGGCAAGTTGACCAAGCTCGATGCCCACATCCGCCTGGCCAACCCGCGCACCGCACAGACTCAGGCCAACCTGATTTTGCGCCGGCCGTTCAACTACTCCAACGGCGTCAATAAAAACGGTCAGCTGGACATGGGGCTGTTGTTCATCTGCTACCAGGCTGACCTGGAGGAAGGCTTTATCAGCGTACAAACCCGGCTCAACGGCGAGCCCCTGGAGGAATACCTGAAGCCGGTTGGCGGCGGTTATTTCTTCACCTTGCCAGGCGTCACCGGGGCCCAGGATTTCATCGGGCGCACGCTGCTTGATGCGACACATCCACAAACCACTGCCAATACCTAA
- the efeO gene encoding iron uptake system protein EfeO, translating into MKKSSLALSLLMSLSPLAAFAATAPLDLVGPVSDYKIYVTEEIGELVTQTQAFTDAVKKGDLATAKKLYAPTRVHYESIEPIAELFSDLDASIDSRVDDHEKGVKAEDFTGFHRIEYTLFSENTTKGLDALADKLNSDVLDLKTRVDGLTFPPEKVVGGAAALLEEVAATKISGEEDRYSHTDLYDFQGNIDGAKKIVDLFRPQIEKQDKAFVAKVDKNFAAVDKILAKYKTKDGGFETYDKVKEADRKALVGPVNTLAEDLSTLRGKLGLN; encoded by the coding sequence ATGAAGAAGTCGTCTCTCGCATTGTCGTTGTTAATGAGCCTTTCGCCGCTGGCAGCCTTCGCCGCCACCGCGCCGCTGGACCTGGTAGGGCCGGTGTCGGACTACAAGATCTACGTCACCGAAGAAATCGGTGAGCTGGTCACCCAGACCCAGGCGTTCACCGACGCCGTGAAAAAAGGCGACCTGGCGACGGCCAAGAAGCTGTACGCACCCACCCGCGTTCACTATGAGTCCATCGAGCCGATCGCCGAGCTGTTCAGCGACCTCGACGCATCCATCGACTCCCGCGTTGACGACCACGAAAAAGGCGTGAAAGCCGAAGACTTCACCGGCTTCCACCGCATCGAGTACACCTTGTTCTCCGAGAACACCACCAAAGGCCTGGACGCGCTGGCTGACAAGCTCAACAGCGACGTGCTCGACCTGAAAACCCGGGTTGACGGCCTGACCTTCCCGCCAGAAAAAGTGGTTGGCGGTGCTGCTGCCCTGCTGGAAGAAGTCGCGGCGACCAAGATCTCCGGCGAAGAAGACCGTTACAGCCACACTGACCTGTATGACTTCCAGGGCAACATCGACGGCGCGAAGAAAATCGTCGATCTGTTCCGTCCCCAGATCGAGAAGCAAGACAAGGCGTTCGTCGCCAAAGTCGACAAGAACTTCGCGGCCGTGGACAAGATCCTCGCCAAATACAAAACCAAGGATGGCGGCTTTGAGACCTACGACAAGGTCAAGGAAGCTGACCGCAAAGCCCTGGTTGGCCCGGTCAACACCCTGGCCGAAGACCTGTCCACCTTGCGTGGCAAGCTTGGCTTGAACTAA
- the pssA gene encoding CDP-diacylglycerol--serine O-phosphatidyltransferase, which yields MPSLFKRSLLPKLRGFPLTPDAIDVLSGAAEYRRCLLQKISQATQRIYIVALYLQQDEAGQEIYDALHAAKAARPGLDIVVVVDSLRAQRGLIGAGKQPGNSAWYQAMTESHSTEVPVYGVPVQTRELFGVLHLKGFVIDDSVLYSGASLNNVYLHKFDKYRYDRYHLIHNKALADSMQHLVEHGLVAAKAVHRLDLPNPPTTRSLRNDIGDLRSRLKHAVYDTTAGQLPNGNLSVSPLLGVCKNNPLSRVICELIASAQHQLTICTPYFNLPLPVTREVNRALARGVKIDIIVGDKTANDFYIPPSEPFKVIAALPYLYEISLRRFAKRHQRMIDSGQLNLHLWRDGDNTYHLKGMWVDQRYTLLTGNNINPRAFRLDLENALLIDDPKGEWVGPRRTELAEIFQHTSRIERYQQLETLVEYPAAVGKFLRRVSRVRIERLLYRIL from the coding sequence ATGCCGTCGTTATTCAAACGCTCCCTGTTGCCCAAGCTGCGCGGTTTTCCCCTCACGCCCGATGCCATCGACGTGCTGTCCGGTGCGGCCGAGTACCGCCGCTGCCTGTTGCAGAAAATCTCCCAGGCCACCCAGCGCATCTACATCGTGGCGCTGTACCTGCAGCAGGATGAGGCCGGGCAAGAGATCTACGACGCGTTGCACGCTGCCAAAGCCGCACGGCCCGGGCTGGATATCGTGGTAGTGGTTGACTCGCTGCGCGCCCAGCGCGGCCTGATCGGCGCGGGCAAGCAACCGGGTAACAGCGCCTGGTACCAGGCCATGACCGAGTCCCACAGCACCGAAGTGCCGGTGTACGGCGTGCCGGTGCAAACCCGCGAGTTGTTCGGTGTGCTGCACCTCAAGGGCTTTGTGATCGATGACAGCGTGCTGTACAGCGGCGCCAGCCTGAATAACGTGTACCTGCACAAGTTCGACAAGTACCGTTATGACCGTTACCACCTGATCCACAACAAGGCGCTGGCCGACTCGATGCAGCACCTGGTGGAGCACGGCCTGGTGGCCGCCAAGGCGGTGCATCGCCTCGACCTGCCCAACCCGCCGACCACCCGCAGCCTGCGCAACGACATCGGCGACCTGCGCAGCCGCCTGAAACACGCAGTGTATGACACCACAGCCGGGCAGTTGCCAAACGGCAACCTGTCGGTCAGCCCTTTGTTGGGCGTGTGCAAGAACAACCCGTTGAGCCGGGTGATCTGTGAGCTGATCGCCAGCGCCCAACACCAACTGACTATCTGCACCCCGTACTTCAACCTGCCGCTGCCGGTCACGCGGGAAGTCAACCGCGCCCTGGCGCGCGGGGTGAAGATCGACATCATTGTCGGCGACAAGACTGCCAACGACTTCTACATCCCGCCCAGCGAGCCGTTCAAGGTCATTGCTGCACTGCCGTATCTCTACGAAATCAGCCTGCGACGCTTCGCCAAGCGCCACCAGCGCATGATCGACAGCGGCCAGTTGAACCTGCACCTGTGGCGCGACGGCGATAACACCTACCACCTCAAGGGCATGTGGGTCGACCAGCGCTACACCTTGCTGACCGGCAACAACATCAACCCGCGAGCGTTTCGCCTCGACCTGGAAAATGCCTTGCTGATCGATGATCCGAAGGGTGAATGGGTAGGGCCTCGGCGTACCGAGCTTGCGGAGATTTTCCAGCACACCTCGCGTATCGAACGTTACCAGCAGTTGGAAACCCTGGTGGAGTACCCTGCGGCGGTTGGCAAGTTCTTGCGGCGGGTCAGCCGGGTGAGGATCGAGCGGTTGTTGTATCGGATCTTGTAG
- a CDS encoding TetR/AcrR family transcriptional regulator: MNDITRDIILDVAEKLIYRNGIAATGMELLVKTAGVSRKSVYRYFANKDELVIAALQRRDERWMHWLRTEVERYTTSGERLLAVFSALKAWFGSDDFRGCAFINTSGETGDPQNPVRQLAKAHKQKLFEYALELCQAQGTPDPERQAAHLLILIDGAITVALVMGDSTAADNAQAMARTLLQL, encoded by the coding sequence ATGAACGATATCACTCGCGACATTATCCTCGACGTTGCCGAAAAGCTGATCTACCGAAACGGCATTGCTGCCACCGGCATGGAGCTTCTGGTGAAGACCGCCGGCGTCTCCAGAAAGAGCGTCTACCGCTACTTCGCCAACAAAGACGAACTGGTGATCGCCGCCTTGCAACGCCGCGACGAGCGCTGGATGCACTGGCTGCGTACCGAAGTTGAGCGCTACACCACCAGCGGCGAGCGTCTGCTGGCCGTGTTCAGCGCTTTGAAGGCCTGGTTCGGCTCCGACGACTTTCGCGGCTGCGCGTTCATCAACACCAGCGGCGAGACCGGCGACCCGCAAAACCCGGTGCGTCAACTGGCCAAGGCCCACAAACAGAAACTGTTCGAGTACGCCCTCGAACTGTGTCAAGCACAGGGCACCCCCGACCCGGAACGCCAGGCCGCGCACCTGCTGATCCTGATTGATGGCGCCATTACCGTTGCCCTGGTCATGGGTGATTCAACCGCCGCCGATAACGCGCAAGCCATGGCGCGAACCTTATTGCAACTTTGA
- a CDS encoding nuclear transport factor 2 family protein has translation MSSNSEIRPPLPPFTRESAIEKVRLAEDGWNSRDPQRVSLAYTQDTQWRNRAEFAHNREEAKAFLTRKWAKELDYRLIKELWAFTGNRIAVRYAYEWHDDSGNWFRSYGNENWEFDENGLMANRFACINDMPIKASERKFHWPLGRRPDEHPGLSELGL, from the coding sequence ATGTCATCCAATAGCGAAATCCGCCCGCCATTGCCGCCATTCACCCGAGAATCGGCGATTGAAAAAGTTCGCCTGGCCGAAGACGGATGGAACTCCCGCGACCCGCAACGGGTGTCCCTGGCCTATACCCAGGACACTCAGTGGCGTAACCGCGCCGAGTTCGCTCACAACCGCGAAGAAGCCAAAGCCTTCCTGACCCGTAAATGGGCCAAGGAGCTGGATTATCGGCTGATCAAGGAGTTGTGGGCGTTTACCGGCAACCGCATCGCGGTGCGTTATGCCTATGAATGGCATGACGACTCGGGCAACTGGTTTCGCTCCTACGGCAACGAGAACTGGGAGTTTGACGAGAACGGCTTGATGGCGAACCGGTTTGCCTGCATCAACGACATGCCGATCAAGGCAAGCGAGCGCAAGTTCCACTGGCCGCTGGGCCGGCGCCCGGATGAGCATCCGGGGTTGTCGGAGCTTGGGTTGTAG
- a CDS encoding PQQ-dependent sugar dehydrogenase, producing the protein MLLRKTLLATFCAAALLPLALPVAAADTQQFPSEQGSITVTPIAKGLDHPWAVAFLPDKQGFLVTERPGNLRFVSPDGKLSAPLSGVPKVFAKGQGGLLDVVLSPDFKQDRLVYLSYAEGGGKNGTAGTAVGRGRLSDDLSSLQDFKVILRQEPKLSTGNHFGSRLVFDRDGYLFVTLGENNDRPTAQDLDKLQGKVVRIFPDGRIPEDNPFVGQEGVRPEIWSYGQRNPQGAALNPWSGTLWENEHGPRGGDEINIIERGKNYGWPLATHGINYSLTPIPEAKGKTAEGTVPPHHVWEKSPGVSGMAFYDADRFKAWQHNVFIGALVSQELIRLQFDGDKVIHEERLLGGLKARIRDVRQGPDGYLYVLTDEDKGVLYRVGLNQD; encoded by the coding sequence ATGCTTCTACGCAAAACCCTTCTAGCGACCTTCTGCGCGGCGGCCTTGCTGCCCTTGGCGCTGCCCGTTGCGGCTGCCGACACCCAGCAGTTCCCCAGCGAACAGGGGAGCATCACAGTCACCCCGATTGCCAAGGGCCTGGATCACCCGTGGGCAGTGGCGTTCCTGCCGGACAAGCAGGGGTTCCTGGTCACCGAGCGGCCCGGCAACCTGCGCTTTGTCAGCCCGGACGGCAAGCTGTCTGCGCCCTTGAGCGGCGTGCCGAAAGTATTTGCCAAAGGGCAGGGCGGTTTGCTCGACGTGGTGCTGTCGCCGGACTTCAAGCAGGACCGACTGGTGTACCTGTCTTACGCCGAAGGCGGCGGCAAGAACGGCACCGCCGGCACCGCAGTCGGGCGTGGGCGCTTGAGCGACGACTTGAGCAGCCTGCAAGACTTCAAGGTGATCCTGCGCCAGGAGCCCAAGCTGTCCACGGGTAATCACTTCGGCTCGCGGTTGGTGTTTGACCGCGATGGCTACCTGTTCGTGACCCTGGGGGAAAACAATGATCGCCCCACCGCCCAAGACCTGGACAAGCTGCAAGGCAAGGTGGTGCGGATCTTTCCTGACGGCCGTATACCCGAAGACAACCCCTTCGTTGGCCAGGAAGGCGTGCGGCCGGAAATCTGGTCCTACGGCCAGCGTAACCCTCAAGGCGCTGCGCTGAACCCGTGGAGCGGCACACTGTGGGAAAACGAACACGGCCCGCGTGGCGGGGATGAAATCAACATCATTGAGCGTGGGAAAAACTACGGCTGGCCACTGGCAACCCATGGCATCAACTATTCCCTGACGCCGATACCCGAGGCCAAGGGCAAGACCGCCGAGGGCACTGTGCCGCCGCACCATGTGTGGGAGAAATCCCCGGGGGTGAGCGGCATGGCGTTCTACGACGCCGATCGTTTCAAGGCTTGGCAGCACAACGTGTTTATCGGGGCACTGGTCAGCCAGGAGTTGATTCGCTTGCAGTTCGACGGTGACAAGGTCATCCACGAAGAGCGGCTGCTGGGCGGCCTTAAAGCGCGGATCCGCGATGTACGCCAGGGACCGGATGGTTACCTGTATGTGCTGACGGATGAAGATAAGGGTGTGTTGTATCGGGTAGGCCTGAACCAGGACTGA
- a CDS encoding Ku protein has product MPRAIWKGAISFGLVHIPVSLVSATSSQGVDFDWLDKRSMDPVGYKRINKTTGKEVTKDNIVKGVAYEKGRYVILSEDEIRSAHPKSTQTIEIIAFVASDQIPLQNIDTPYFLAPDKRGGKVYALLRETLKKTRKVALANVVLHTKQHLAALMPLESALVLVMLRWPAEVRGLDELELGSDVTKPTLAKGELDMAKRLVEDMSADWQPEEYRDSFQDKIMALVAKKAKAGKLEDVEPSEGVDERKSADVIDLTELLKRSLAGKPAGKTPAKKPAAKKPARLHEVDRHGQAPE; this is encoded by the coding sequence ATGCCACGGGCTATCTGGAAAGGCGCAATCAGTTTCGGCTTGGTGCACATCCCGGTGTCGCTGGTTTCGGCGACGTCCTCCCAAGGCGTCGACTTCGACTGGCTGGACAAGCGCAGCATGGACCCGGTGGGTTACAAGCGCATCAACAAGACCACCGGCAAGGAAGTCACCAAGGACAATATCGTCAAGGGCGTGGCCTACGAGAAAGGCCGCTATGTGATCCTCAGCGAAGACGAAATCCGCTCGGCCCACCCCAAGTCGACCCAGACCATCGAAATCATCGCGTTTGTGGCCAGCGACCAGATCCCGTTGCAGAACATCGACACGCCCTACTTCCTGGCGCCCGACAAGCGCGGCGGCAAGGTCTATGCGCTGCTGCGCGAAACCCTGAAGAAAACCCGCAAAGTCGCGCTGGCCAACGTGGTGTTGCACACCAAGCAGCACCTGGCGGCGCTGATGCCGCTGGAGTCGGCGCTGGTATTGGTAATGCTGCGCTGGCCTGCCGAAGTGCGCGGCCTGGATGAGTTGGAGCTGGGCAGCGACGTGACCAAGCCGACCCTGGCCAAGGGCGAACTGGACATGGCCAAGCGGCTGGTGGAAGACATGAGCGCCGATTGGCAGCCTGAAGAATACCGCGACAGCTTCCAGGACAAGATCATGGCGCTGGTGGCGAAGAAGGCCAAGGCTGGCAAGCTCGAAGACGTAGAGCCCAGCGAGGGCGTGGATGAGCGTAAATCGGCCGATGTGATCGACCTTACGGAGTTGCTCAAACGCAGCCTGGCCGGCAAGCCCGCGGGCAAAACCCCGGCAAAGAAACCTGCCGCGAAAAAACCAGCAAGGCTTCATGAGGTAGACCGCCATGGCCAAGCCCCTGAGTGA